The following proteins are encoded in a genomic region of Anabas testudineus chromosome 13, fAnaTes1.2, whole genome shotgun sequence:
- the LOC113164907 gene encoding sarcolipin — MDRSTQELFLNFMIVLITVLLMWLLVKAYQD, encoded by the coding sequence ATGGACCGCTCAACGCAGGAGCTCTTCCTCAACTTCATGATCGTCTTAATCACGGTGCTGCTGATGTGGCTGCTGGTAAAAGCTTACCAAGACTGA
- the kbtbd3 gene encoding LOW QUALITY PROTEIN: kelch repeat and BTB domain-containing protein 3 (The sequence of the model RefSeq protein was modified relative to this genomic sequence to represent the inferred CDS: deleted 1 base in 1 codon) — translation MDENQESSSCITDAHKTNSSTPSSKSGSAPQCNGVPERRTILRVSESQGLQLLGVLRSFRERGLLFDFTIKVQEHSYPCHRCVLAACSDFFRAMFEVDMRERGDGSVTLRNQCPVAVESFLEFAYSGEALITDGNVDMLFQLASFLQVSVLSRACSDFLIGTMDLFNCLSLLSLAEAYGSSSLLQSANDFVVQNFFELSKTPDFLDMQINVLEACLKSDALNVPSEEAVVMSLLRWIRYDLLGRQTLLSRLLSLTRLHQLPESALKTLRESDTLLCDESCLALLSEAESRQSQYSGLLTDARPATTQSYIYIHKTEENGEICHTFCYCLETDRWKELATGHGKGVATMPDPPGSCLTTYAEKMFVTGGCRGTCCRTIRLHVAEALHDATDEVWCFCPVTLACTAAPAMLKPRTMHTAVTCLDRIYVIGGRTKGSKGDAPSLLEVEYYNPLTQTWCSVSPLPTAIFYPEASACGTVIYALGSEVEVTDSFNPSLDCFFSYDAHQDQWSRLVAEFGQFFHATLVKAVSIHNTLHLCDLSTYKVYSFCPETCVWKGQGSFECAGFNAGAVGIRDRIYILGGDYSPDEITDEVQVYYSGRSQWEEVAPMPRALTEFHCQLISFKRYRDPWGDKA, via the exons ATGGATGAAAATCAAGAGTCATCTTCATGTATCACCGACGCCCACAAGACCAATAGCAGCACCCCCAGTAGCAAATCTGGCAGTGCTCCACAATGCAACGGGGTCCCAGAGCGTCGGACCATACTGCGGGTGTCTGAGTCCCAGGGACTGCAGCTCCTGGGTGTGCTCCGATCATTTAGGGAACGAGGCTTACTGTTTGACTTCACCATCAAGGTTCAGGAACACAGTTATCCCTGTCATCGCTGTGTCCTTGCAGCATGCAGTGATTTCTTCag GGCTATGTTTGAGGTTGACATGCGAGAGCGTGGCGATGGTTCAGTGACTCTTCGTAACCAGTGTCCAGTGGCAGTGGAGTCCTTTCTGGAGTTTGCCTACTCTGGAGAGGCACTCATCACCGATGGCAATGTAGACATGCTGTTTCAGCTCGCTTCCTTTCTGCAG GTATCAGTCCTGTCTCGAGCCTGCAGTGACTTTTTGATAGGAACCATGGATCTTTTTAACTGTCTGTCCCTCCTGTCCCTCGCTGAAGCCTATGGCTCTTCCTCCCTGCTCCAGAGTGCCAACGATTTTGTGGTTCAGAACTTTTTTGAACTTTCCAAAACCCCAGACTTCCTGGATATGCAG ATTAATGTTTTGGAGGCATGCCTAAAGTCAGATGCTTTGAACGTGCCCAGTGAGGAGGCCGTGGTGATGTCACTTCTTAGGTGGATACGG TATGATCTCCTGGGAAGACAAACACTATTGTCAAGATTGCTATCTCTAACTAGACTGCACCAGCTACCTGAATCAGCACTCAAg ACTCTGCGCGAGTCAGACACTCTTCTCTGTGATGAGTCCTGTCTTGCTCTGCTGTCAGAGGCTGAGAGCAGGCAGAGTCAGTATAGCGGCTTACTCACAGATGCCAGGCCTGCCACCACACAGAGCTACATCTACATCCACAAGACTGAGGAAAACGGAGAGATTTGTCACACCTTCTGCTACTGTCTCGAAACAGACCGGTGGAAAGAGCTGGCAACAGGACATGGGAAGGGTGTAGCTACGATGCCAGATCCACCAGGATCCTGTCTTACCACCTATGCTGAGAAG ATGTTTGTCACAGGTGGTTGCCGTGGGACCTGTTGCCGGACAATACGTCTCCATGTGGCCGAGGCGCTCCACGATGCCACAGATGAGGTTTGGTGCTTCTGCCCTGTGACCCTAGCATGCACAGCTGCACCAGCCATGCTGAAGCCCCGCACCATGCACACAGCTGTAACCTGCCTGGACAGAATATATGTCATTGGGGGACGGACCAAGGGATCCAAAGGGGATGCTCCCAGTCTGCTTGAG GTTGAGTATTATAATCCTCTGACCCAGACCTGGTGCTCGGTCAGCCCACTGCCCACTGCCATATTCTACCCCGAGGCCAGTGCTTGTGGCACAGTTATCTATGCACTTGGATCAGAGGTGGAAGTCACAGATTCCTTCAACCCTTCACTGGACTGCTTCTTCAGCTATGATGCCCATCAGGACCAGTGGAGCCGCCTGGTGGCAGAGTTTGGCCAGTTCTTCCATGCTACACTGGTCAAAGCTGTGTCAATTCATAATACTTTGCACCTATGCGACCTATCCACTTACAAG GTCTACAGTTTTTGTCCAGAGACCTGTGTGTGGAAAGGGCAAGGGTCATTTGAGTGTGCTGGATTCAATGCTGGAGCAGTGGGTATCAGGGACAGAATCTACATCCTGGGTGGAGACTATTCACCTGATGAGATCACAGATGAAGTTCAG GTGTACTACAGTGGGAGAAGTCAGTGGGAGGAAGTGGCTCCCATGCCAAGAGCGCTCACTGAGTTCCACTGTCAGCTCATCAGTTTCAAAAGATACAGAGACCCGTGGGGTGACAAAgcatga